The following are encoded in a window of Vigna unguiculata cultivar IT97K-499-35 chromosome 8, ASM411807v1, whole genome shotgun sequence genomic DNA:
- the LOC114194977 gene encoding uncharacterized protein LOC114194977 — protein MSEYKWQVGTYFVEKSEFVEAIRTYALENGRSLKIYKSDKRRVRVKCLGADGKCLWYAYCGYMSSMKTWQLRIIIDQHTCIREFNIRLINSKWLSKRLEKTVRSNPKTKAVEIREKVSRKYNIGISRCMAYRAKAMAVDNVDGSFAEQYKRFYDYAHELLRTNPGSTVKLKVNENERQPMFQRFYACFKACKDSFMSCKPIIGLDGCFLKGKYGGELLTVVGRDGNDQMLPIAYAVVEVENKDSWTWFLELLIEDIGGTQLCTGSIQDLLPGVDQILCVRHLYANFRKKFPGKNLKRLMWKATACTHTEGWEQDMRNIKELNEDAFKYLLAIPPRFWSRSRFTTIAQSDTLVNNMSEAFNNVLVESRGKPIITMLEEIRLYMMHRWAKNRKKVASYEGNICPKILTRYNFKANLTSHWIPSWSADKIFEVRQASHVDDKFVVNIDEASCTCKKWSITGIPCCHALSAMRFLNIDGKDFIST, from the exons ATGAGTGAATATAAGTGGCAGGTTGGTACATATTTCGTTGAGAAGTCAGAATTTGTGGAAGCCATTAGGACCTATGCTTTGGAAAATGGAAGAAGtctgaaaatttataaaagtgataaaagaagAGTTAGAGTAAAATGTTTGGGTGCAGATGGAAAATGTCTGTGGTATGCATATTGTGGATATATGAGTTCAATGAAGACGTGGCAATTGAGGATAATCATTGACCAGCACACCTGCATCAGAGAGTTCAATATTCGTTTAATTAATTCTAAATGGCTAAGTAAGAGATTAGAGAAGACTGTTAGATCTAATCCAAAAACCAAGGCTGTGGAAATTCGAGAAAAGGTTAGTAGGAAATATAACATAGGTATTTCTAGGTGTATGGCCTATAGGGCAAAGGCAATGGCCGTAGACAATGTTGATGGGTCATTTGCTGAACAATACAAGAGGTTTTATGATTATGCACATGAACTTCTTAGAACTAATCCTGGATCAACAGTGAAATTAAAAGTGAATGAGAATGAAAGACAACCTATGTTCCAAAGGTTTTATGCATGTTTCAAAGCTTGCAAAGATAGTTTTATGTCTTGCAAACCCATAATTGGACTAGATGGATGCTTTTTGAAAGGGAAGTATGGAGGAGAGTTATTAACTGTTGTTGGAAGAGATGGGAACGATCAAATGTTACCTATTGCTTATGCTGTGGTGGAGGTGGAAAATAAGGATTCATGGACCTGGTTTCTGGAGCTCCTTATTGAGGACATAGGTGGGACACAATTGTGTACAGGAT CTATTCAGGATCTACTTCCTGGAGTAGATCAAATATTATGTGTTAGGCACCTATATGccaattttaggaaaaaattcCCAGGTAAAAATTTGAAGAGATTGATGTGGAAGGCAACTGCTTGCACACACACAGAAGGTTGGGAGCAAGATATGAGGAACATCAAAGAGCTAAACGAAGATGCCTTCAAATACTTGTTGGCCATTCCACCAAG GTTTTGGTCACGATCTAGATTCACAACAATTGCCCAATCTGATACATTGGTTAACAATATGTCTGAAGCCTTTAACAATGTCTTAGTGGAATCTAGGGGCAAGCCAATAATCACGATGTTGGAGGAAATAAGGCTATACATGATGCACAGGTGGGCTAAGAACAGAAAGAAGGTTGCATCATATGAAGGGAACATCTGTCCCAAAATCCTGACAAGATATAACTTCAAAGCAAATTTGACAAGTCATTGGATTCCTAG TTGGTCAGCAGACAAAATTTTTGAGGTGAGACAAGCATCACATGTTGATGATAAGTTTGTGGTCAATATCGATGAAGCATCATGCACATGCAAGAAGTGGAGCATCACTGGGATACCCTGTTGTCATGCCCTATCAGCCATGAGGTTTCTAAACATAGATGGAAAAGATTTCATCTCCACCTAG
- the LOC114194491 gene encoding BTB/POZ domain-containing protein At1g21780-like: protein MTDSKVETISRLAQWRIDNFGPCSYKKSDPFKLGIWNWYISIERNRYLYIHIFPEPSRLSKEQPPVARFILRVSNNSGPTRKFYISPVHERVLRTSDDFVWPVDTAFLGRFVIDVEFLDLKACPGNGGVTRSVWPSDGKLQTVADQSALRCLSRMLDESIHADLTIITADGTLKAHKAVLSASSTVFHGLYLQNGDEEDTSTIHMEDMSQESCKSLLSYLYGTINQEDFWNHRLPLLGAANKYEIGDLKDTCEESLLEDLNSGNVLDRLNDAWLYQLHNLKKGCFTFLFDFGKIYDVRDEINTFFQHADRELMQEMFQEVLTILK from the exons ATGACCGATTCCAAGGTTGAAACCATTTCACGATTAGCCCAATGGAGAATCGACAACTTCGGACCCTGCTCCTACAAAAAATCCGACCCTTTCAAGCTCGGAATTTGGAACTG GTACATTTCCATAGAACGGAACAGGTACCTCTACATACATATCTTTCCTGAGCCTTCTCGGCTTTCCAAGGAACAGCCACCTGTAGCTCGCTTCATCCTACGAGTCTCCAACAACTCTGGCCCTACCCGCAAGTTTTACATCTCCCCTG TTCATGAAAGGGTGCTTAGGACAAGTGACGACTTTGTCTGGCCTGTTGATACTGCATTCCTTGGTCGCTTTGTCATTGATGTTGAATTTCTTGACCTGAAGGCCTGCCCTGGGAAT GGTGGAGTAACCAGATCTGTATGGCCATCTGATGGAAAACTACAAACTGTTGCAGATCAAAGCGCTCTTCGATGCCTATCTCGCATGCTTGACGAGTCTATACATGCTGACCTCACCATCATTACTGCAGACGGTACTCTGAAGGCTCACAAAGCAGTTTTATCAGCTAGTTCTACAGTGTTCCATGGCTTGTATCTTCAGAATGGTGATGAAGAAGATACATCTACAATCCACATGGAAGATATGTCTCAAGAATCCTGCAAGTCCCTCCTTAGTTACCTGTACGGTACTATAAACCAAGAAGATTTCTGGAACCACAGGCTTCCATTGCTTGGAGCAGCCAATAAATATGAGATTGGTGATCTCAAAGACACCTGTGAAGAAAGCCTACTAGAAGATCTTAACTCGGGAAATGTTCTGGATAGGCTAAATGACGCTTGGCTTTACCAGTTACACAACTTAAAGAAAGGATGCTTCACTTTCTTATTTGATTTTGGTAAGATATATGATGTCAGAGATGAAATAAATACGTTTTTCCAACATGCTGACAGGGAGCTAATGCAGGAGATGTTTCAGGAAGTGCTTACAATTTTGAAATAG
- the LOC114194659 gene encoding filament-like plant protein 1, with translation MRCIFEANIGLLDPMMDKKRWLWKRKSSEKSPDETESSGSVSSHSGRYSDEQEALKESPSRSNHSPDVTSKATVYAEAVDYCSFINEQLPEEVTSKTVPATGIASDDSSEKDENGENENIKDVKEDVLNDGLRNMSEKLSAALVNVNAKEDYAKVAEEAIAGWEKAEKEVAVLKKQLDTAILRNSFLEDRVTHLDGALKECVRQLSQTIEEQEESIYDAVAKKTQELESAKIKLESKLTELQKKLDASEARSSIDFDMYRKVEYLEKENMTLKHEIFVQSEELEIRTIERDLSTQAAETASKQHLESIKKVAKLEAECRRLRSVASKASLVNDHKSIVQSSFSVESLTDSQSDSAERHTAVEIEGHKMNGSEPNRFEPSCSDSWASALIAELDQFKNEKCRQTPSCSVKLDLMDDFLEMERLVALPETKKESLVQESVVINQSINKESSLSVDFEIMIEHIDELKEKLEKVEADKAELQIALMKSEEIIEESQLQLKEAGEKLEELQRELENAYNSKQRVEDHLLDIVTEAQTLSVKVEFLESEVDKERAVSGEIAMKFRDLEEELERKSAEVNTLEAELDKKKAVSNKIAMKCKDLEKELENKSDKVDLLEAEVGKEREESDKIAKKLKGMEQVLDSKSAKVDVLEAEVAKQKDVSDKIAKKCKDLEEVVENKSAKVELLEAEVDKERTVSDKISLRCKDLEEKLESKSAKVDLLEEEVHKERTTSKEIAMKCRKLEDELLRSTASSYGEKKIKQEDLALAAGKLAECQKTIASLGNQLKSLATLEDFLIDTASIPASPSLIAQAGGEMWKLHSNGTFSPKRDSISSRLADGSSCSPLNKNEETSPLSSSSSTSSPAMPNHVSSERSRNGFAKFFSRTKSGIRLQI, from the exons ATGCGCTGCATTTTTGAAGCTAATATTGGATTGTTAGACCCAATGATGGATAAGAAGAGATGGCTTTGGAAGAGGAAGTCTTCTGAGAAGAGCCCTGATGAAACTGAAAGTTCAGGATCTGTTTCTTCTCATTCCGGGAGGTATTCAGATGAACAG GAGGCACTGAAGGAATCTCCTAGTAGAAGCAATCATTCACCTGATGTCACATCAAAAGCTACTGTCTATGCCGAAGCAGTTGACTATTGTTCATTTATCAATGAACAATTGCCTGAAGAAGTCACCTCTAAAACTGTACCAGCTACTGGCATTGCAAGTGATGATTCATCAGAGAAAGACGAAAATggagaaaatgaaaacataaaagatgTAAAGGAAGATGTTCTAAATGATGGGTTGAGGAACATGTCGGAGAAGCTATCTGCTGCCCTAGTGAATGTCAACGCCAAAGAAGACTATGCCAAAGTTGCTGAAGAAGCTATTGCAG gCTGGGAAAAGGCTGAAAAAGAAGTGGCAGTTTTGAAGAAGCAACTTGACACAGCCATTCTCAGGAATTCATTTTTGGAAGATCGAGTCACTCATCTAGATGGAGCacttaaggagtgtgttaggcAGCTAAGCCAGACGATAGAAGAGCAGGAAGAGAGTATTTATGATGCTGTTGCAAAAAAGACACAGGAATTGGAATCAGCCAAAATTAAACTTGAGAGCAAACTCACCGAGcttcaaaaaaaattagatgCTTCAGAGGCCAGGTCTTCAATTGACTTTGATATGTATAGAAAGGTAGAATATTTGGAGAAAGAGAACATGACTCTCAAGCATGAGATTTTTGTTCAATCAGAAGAGCTGGAAATCAGGACAATTGAGAGGGATCTAAGCACTCAAGCTGCTGAGACAGCTAGCAAGCAGCATTTGGAAAGCATCAAGAAAGTAGCCAAGCTTGAAGCTGAATGCCGGAGATTGAGGAGTGTGGCTTCTAAAGCTTCATTAGTTAATGATCATAAATCCATTGTTCAGTCCTCATTCAGTGTTGAATCTCTAACAGATAGTCAATCAGACAGTGCAGAGCGGCATACTGCAGTGGAAATTGAAGGTCACAAGATGAATGGCTCAGAACCAAACAGGTTTGAGCCTAGTTGTTCTGACTCGTGGGCGTCTGCACTAATTGCTGAGCTTGATCAGTTCAAGAATGAAAAGTGCAGACAAACTCCATCCTGTTCTGTTAAACTTGATCTGATGGACGATTTTCTTGAAATGGAACGACTTGTTGCATTGCCTGAAACTAAGAAGGAAAGCTTGGTCCAAGAGTCAGTTGTTATCAATCAATCCATAAACAAAGAAAGCTCTCTCAGCGTAGACTTTGAGATCATGATTGAGCACATTGATGAGTTGAAAGAGAAATTAGAGAAGGTGGAAGCTGATAAAGCTGAACTACAGATAGCTTTGatgaaaagtgaagaaattatTGAGGAGTCACAACTTCAGTTGAAGGAAGCAGGAGAGAAATTGGAGGAGTTGCAAAGAGAGCTAGAAAATGCCTACAACTCAAAGCAAAGGGTAGAAGATCACCTACTGGACATAGTGACTGAGGCTCAAACATTATCTGTGAAGGTTGAATTCTTAGAATCTGAGGTTGATAAGGAGAGGGCTGTCTCCGGTGAGATTGCAATGAAGTTTAGGGACTTGGAGGAAGAGTTAGAAAGAAAATCTGCAGAGGTTAACACATTAGAAGCAGAGCTTGATAAGAAGAAGGCTGTGTCAAATAAAATTGCCATGAAATGCAAGGACCTAGAGAAAGAGCTAGAAAATAAATCCGACAAGGTTGACTTGTTAGAAGCAGAGGTTGGTAAGGAAAGGGAGGAGTCAgataaaattgcaaaaaagTTGAAGGGCATGGAGCAAGTGCTAGACAGCAAATCTGCAAAGGTTGACGTATTAGAAGCAGAAGTTGCTAAGCAGAAGGATGTGTCTGATAAAATTGCGAAAAAGTGTAAGGACCTGGAGGAAGTGGTAGAGAACAAATCTGCAAAGGTTGAGTTATTAGAAGCAGAAGTTGATAAAGAGAGGACTGTGTCAGATAAAATTTCATTGAGGTGTAAGGACTTGGAGGAGAAGCTAGAAAGCAAATCTGCAAAGGTTGATTTGTTAGAAGAAGAGGTTCATAAGGAGAGGACTACTTCAAAAGAAATTGCAATGAAGTGTAGGAAATTGGAGGATGAATTGCTCAGGTCAACTGCTAGCTCATATGGAGAAAAGAAGATTAAGCAG GAGGACCTAGCACTGGCTGCAGGAAAGCTTGCTGAGTGCCAGAAAACAATAGCATCTTTGGGAAATCAGTTGAAATCCCTGGCTACACTAGAAGATTTCCTTATTGACACTGCAAGCATTCCTGCAAGTCCATCACTCATTGCTCAGGCTGGTGGGGAGATGTGGAAGTTGCATTCCAATGGCACATTTTCACCTAAAAGAGATTCCATTTCTTCAAGGTTGGCTGATGGTAGCTCTTGTTCACCCTTGAACAAAAATGAGGAGACCTCACCactttcatcatcttcatcaacATCATCACCAGCTATGCCAAATCATGTCAGTTCTGAGAGGAGTAGAAATGGCTTTGCAAAATTTTTCTCTAGAACCAAGAGTGGAATCCGGCTACAAATATAG